The segment TTGGGTCGGATGAGTGGCCACTGCGCCCGAGAATCTCGATGCGCTCCATCATCACCCCCTTGTGCATGCGGATCGGCTTGAGTCCGGTCGGCTCGCCAATCACCGCGGCACGGCCCAGCGGCCTGCCGGCTTCGACCAGCGCCCTGGCGCCAGCCATCGATGTCTCTTCGTCGCACGTGGCCAGAATCAGCAGCGGCTGCTTGAACGGTTGATCGAGCAACGGGCGCACCGCTTCGATCACCAGCGCGAAAAAACCCTTCATGTCGCAACTGCCAAGGCCTACCCAGCGGTTATCCACTTCTGTCAGCTTGAGTGGATCGGTCTGCCACAGCGCTTCATCGTAGGGCACGGTGTCGCTATGACCGGCCAACACCAGTCCTCCGGGACCGCTGCCGAAGGTGGCAAGCAAGTTGAACTTGCCGGGGCTGATCTGCTGGATATCGCAGCTAAAGCCCAGCTCGCTCAGCCAGGTGGCCAGCAAATCGATCACCCCGCGATTGGACTGATCCAGATAAGGCTGGGTGCAACTGACCGACGGTGTGGCGATCAAGGCAGCGAACTGCTCTTTCATGGAAGGTAAAGGCATGCGCTGACTTCCTGTTGGCGGGGCGAGGCCCATCATAGAGCCATCTGCTGCGCAGAATAAACCCGTTCGGCGCGCCGGGGCGGCTTGTCCTGTACACTGCACGGCCTTGGCAGCCACACTTTTCCCGGCTGCGCACCGATCCTGGATTTTCCGGCCATGCAGAAAGAAACCGAAATCAAACTCCGCGTCAGCCGCGAAACCCTCGCCGCCCTGCGCGAGCACCCCTTGCTGAAAAAGCGCAACAAAAGTGGCTGGGAAAGCCGTGAGTTGTTGAACCAGTACTTCGACACGCCTGAGCGCGATCTGGCCAAGGCCAAGGTTGCCCTGCGCCTGCGCCGCGATGGCGAAGACGTGATTCAGACCCTCAAGACCCGCGGCCAAAGCATCGCCGGTTTGTCCGAGCGTAATGAGTACGACTGGAACCTGCCGAAAGCCAAGCTCGACATCAAGAAGCTCGATGGCGAATGCTGGCCAGAAGAGTTGGCCGAGCTGGACAAAAAAACCCTGAAGCCAATCTTCACCACTGATTTCGTACGTGAACGCGCTGAAATCTCCTGGGGCCGCGGCAAGGCCAAAGTGGTCATCGAAGCGGCCCTGGACCTGGGTCACGTGATTGCCGGCAAGCAGAAAGAAGAAATCTGCGAACTGGAACTCGAACTGCGCGAAGGCGAGCCATCTGCCCTGCTGGAACTGGCGGCAGAACTGGCCGAGAAGCTGGCCCTGATGCCTTGTGACATCAGCAAGGCCGAACGTGGCTATCGCCTGTTCGACGCCAACAGCTACAGCGTCAACCTGCCCGCCCCAGAGCTGACACCCGAGACGCCACTGGACGATGCCTTCGCCGCCCTGGCCTGGCACTTGCTGGGCAACAGCCAGCGTCTGGCCGAGCAGTACCGTTTCAATGGCCACTGGCGTTTGCTGCAGGACTGGGTTCAGCAATTGATTGACCTGCGCGCGCTGGTCAGCAGCCTGGGTCAAGCCGCTCCACGCCAGTCCACCAGCACCTTGCGTGCTGAGCTGGACGCCCTGCTTGAAGACTGGCGCCCGCTGGTTCAGATCGGCCAGGACGACGAAGACGTTCGTAAAGCCGCCCCTGAGCAGTTCCTTGAAGAGCTGGAAGACCCGCGCTGGGGCCAGTTCTCACTGAACACTTCGCGCTGGTTGATGGCGCGCAGCTGGACCGTTGATCGCGGCACCACCCGTGGCAACCGTCAAGGCGCCGCACAACTGCACAGCTGGCTGCCGCGCTTGTTGTCGGATGAGGCGATTGCCTTGCGCTTGAACCGCTACCAGCAGCAACCCGAAGATCTGGCCGAGCAACTGCCGCGCATCGAGCGCATTCAGGCCTGGTTGCGTCTGGCGCGTAACGTGCTGGAAATTCCGGAACTGGACCGTTTGTACGGCGAGATGAACAAGCTGCAGGAATTGGCCAACCTGCCAATCACTGACGACGCAGAGCACAACGACGAGTTGCTCAATGCCCGTAAGCAGCAAGCCATCGCCGTGTACCAGAACCGCGCATGGAAGACCCTGCTGCGCGCCTAAGCGCCCAGCCAACGCCCCTTGGTGCCAACTGAGGGGCGTTTTTGTTTATTGGGTGTCTTTGGGCATCTGTGCATCCGGCGTACGCCAGATCAAACGTGACGTGTCGTAGCCCTGCTGCTGAGCCTTGCTGAGCAATTCATCACGGGTTTGCTGATCAACCTGCGGTTTGCGCGACAACAACCACAAATAGCGGCGGTCGGGGTTGCCCACCAGCGCCGTGCTGTAGTCGTCCCCCAGGTACAACACCCAATAGTCGCCCTTGGTGACACCCGGCAGTACTGTTGATACCCAATTGTCGAACTCGACCCACAGCTTGTCGGTTTTACCCTCCACCTGCGGCGTTGCCGTGCCCTTTGCCTCTTCCCACTTGCCCTCTGCTGTGCGGCAGCGGTTCAACACGGCTACGTTACCGTCAGGCTTCAAGCTGTAATGGGCTTCGGACTGCGCACAGTTGCGCTGGAAGAACATCGGCAAGCGCGCCAACTCATACCAGGTGCCCTGATAGCGTTTGAGATCGACGCTTGCAACGGTGTTGGGCGCCAGCGAATCGCTGCTGGAACCCGCGCACCCGGCCAGCAACAGTGCGGCCCCCAGGCTGACTAAAAGACGTTTCATCGCGAACGCTCCTGAGCGGTATTACTTCAGACCCTGCCCCGAAAAAATCAGCACTTTATCGCCCGCGTATTGCACGCTGATAAAGCTCTTCTGATCGCCCCAGGTGCAGCTCGACACCCCCAATGCACCCGAACAATCGGTCGGGCTGCCCAGCAGCTGTTCAACCTCAGCCTTGGTCATGCCTGCCGACAGTTTTGAGTAGTTTTGTTGATTGATCTTGCTGCACGCCGCCAGCAATACGCAGAACGACAACACCGCCAAAGTACGCAACTTCATGGAAAGCTCCTGCATGGAAAGGTCGGCATAGATGCCTGATGCAAGCTTAGAAGAGAAAAGTGCAGGGTGGTTCCCGCAGGTTGCAGGGATTTGTTTGGCGAGGGGCGTCAGTCAGGCAAAGACAATGATCTGAAACACCTGTGGGAGCGAGCTTGCTCGCGATGCATGCAACCCGGTTCAACTGATTGACCGTATCGATGCTATCGCGAGCAAGCCCGCTCCCACAGGAGGGGGCAGTGAGGCGTGCTTAGGCTTTGTGGTAATCGGTAATGCGCGCCACTTCTTCTTTCGAACCCAGGTACACCGCTACACGCTGGTGCAGGCCTTCAGGCTGGATATCGAGGATGCGCTGATGGCCGTCAGTGGACGCACCGCCAGCCTGTTCAACCAGGAACGACATCGGATTGGCTTCGTACATCAAGCGCAGCTTGCCCGGCTTGGACGGCTCACGGCTGTCGCGCGGGTACATGAACAGGCCACCGCGGGTCAGGATACGGTGTACGTCGGCAACCATCGCGGCCACCCAACGCATGTTGAAGTTCTTGTTCAACGGACCTTCTTCACCCGCCAGCAACTCGTCTACATAGCGTTGGACCGGAGCTTCCCAGTGACGCTGGTTGGACATGTTGATGGCAAATTCCTGGGTGGTTTCAGGAATGGTGATGTCTTCGTGGGTCAGAACGAAGCTGCCCATTTCGCGGTCCAGGGTGAAGCCTTTAACGCCGTCGCCCAGAGTCAATACCAGCATGGTCTGAGGACCGTAGATGGCATAGCCGGCAGCTACCTGCTGGGTGCCTGGCTGCAGGAAGGCCTTTTCGTTCAACGGCTCATTCTGGGTCAGGTATTCGTTCGGGCAACGCAGTACCGAGAAGATAGTGCCGACCGGAGCGTTGATATCAATGTTCGACGAACCGTCCAGTGGGTCGAATACCAGCAGGTAGGCGCCTTTCGGGTACTTGCCCGGGATCTGGTAGGCATTGTCCATTTCTTCGGACGCCATGCCGGCCAGGTGACCGCCCCATTCGTTGGCTTCGAGCAGGATCTCGTTGGAAATCACGTCGAGTTTCTTCTGCACTTCACCTTGTACGTTTTCGGTGCCCATGCTGCCCAGAACACCACCCAGGGCGCCTTTGGACACGGCGTGGCTGATCTCTTTGCAAGCACGCGCCACCACTTCGATGAGGAAACGCAAATCAGCAGGCGTGTTGTTGCTGCGGGTCTGCTCGATCAAATAGCGACTCAGGGTAACGCGGGACATGTAAGGCTCCGAACAATGGGGAGGGGGCGAAAAACCCGCGCAGTTTAGCGCGTGTTGCCGTGCAAATCTTCTAATCAGACTCAGAACCGACAGAGCGGGTTCTGCTGAACCCTTAAATCACCTGCAAAAAACCCTGTGATCGCTGCCGCAGGCTGCGAAGGGTTGCAGAGCAACCCGTGCTCTCAAGGGCTAAATGCCCCCTTCGCAGCCTGCGGCAGCGACTACAGGTGCGTTACAGCGCTTTCCAGATGTCGGTGGCGTACTCACGAATGGTGCGGTCCGATGAGAACCAGCCCATGCGCGCCGTGTTCAGCACCGCCTTGCGCCACCACTCGTCCTTGTCCTGCCACAGGTGTTCCACACGCATCTGCGCATCCCAATAAGCATCGAAATCCGCACACACCAGAAACCGGTCGTACTCAATAAGTGAGTCCACCAGCCCGGTGTAGCGCGCCGGGTCATCGTGTGAAAACACCCCGCCGCGAATCGCCTGCAGCACATCATTGAGCCGATGGGATGCGGCCACATCCGGCGCCGCGTGGAACTCGCCATTGTGTTTGCGCGCTTCAACCTGCTGCGAACTGAGCCCGAAGATAAACATGTTGTCCGCCCCGACCCGCTCGCACATCTCCACGTTGGCCCCATCCATCGTGCCGATGGTCAGTGCGCCGTTAAGGCCGAATTTCATGTTGCTGGTGCCCGATGCTTCGTAGCCTGCAGTGGATATCTGCTCGGACAGATCCGCCGCCGGAATGATGCTTTCGGCCAGGCTGACGTTGTAGTTGGGGATAAACACCACCTTGAGCAAACCACGCACGGTGGGGTCATTGTTGACGGTGCGGGCGATGTCGTTGGCCAGTTTGATGATGAGTTTGGCCTGTTCATAACTGGCCGCCGACTTGCCGGCAAAAATCTTCACCCGTGGCACCCAATGATTACCCGGCTCGGCACGAATGGCCTGGTACAGCGCCACGGTGTGCATCAGGTTGAGCAGCTGACGCTTGTACTCGTGAATCCGTTTGACCTGCACATCGAACATCGCTTCAGGGTTGACCACGATACCCAAACGCTCATAAATCAGCGCCGCCAGGGTGCATTTGCTTTGCAGGCGCTGTTCGGCGAAACGTTTGCGAAAATCGGCACGCTCGGCAAAAGGCTCCAGCTTGATCAGCTTGTACTCGGTTTCATCAAGGACATCGGGCCCCAGTGCATCCACCAGCATCGAGGTCAACGGTGGGTTGGCCTGAAACAGCCAGCGGCGAAAGGTGACACCGTTGGTTTTGTTGTTGATCCGATCAGGGTAGAGCTTGTGCAGTTCGGCAAACACGGTGCTGCGCATCAACTGCGTGTGCAGCCCGGATACCCCGTTCACGCTGTGGGAACCCAGGAAGGCCAGATTGCCCATGCGCACTCGCCGCCCGTGGTCCTCTTCAATCAGCGAAACCGCACGCAGCACGTCAAAGTCGTGAATACCCTTGGCCCGCAACGCATCGATATGGTGCGCGTTGATCAGATAAATAATCTGCATATGGCGCGGCAACAGGCGCTCCATCAAGCCAACGGGCCAGGTTTCGAGCGCCTCCGGAAGCAGCGTGTGGTTGGTGTATGACAAGGTATCGACCGTGACCTGCCACGCCGCGTGCCACTCGATGCCGTGTTCATCGACCAGAATGCGCATCAACTCGGCAACGGCAATCGAGGGATGGGTGTCATTGAGCTGGATCGAGACATGCTCGGCCAGGTTCAACAGCGTGTCATGCACATGCAGATGACGACGCAGCAGGTCCTGCAGCGAGGCCGATACAAAGAAGAACTCCTGGCGCAGGCGCAGCTCTTGCCCCGCTTCGTTGCTGTCAGCCGGGTACAGCACGCGAGAGATGCTTTCAGCCCGCACCACTTCGGCCACGGCGCCCAAATGGTCGCCCGCGTTGAACCGGCCCAGGTTCAAATCGTGCAGCGCCCTCGCCCGCCACAGCCGCAAGGTGTTGACACTGGCCCCGCGCCAGCCCACTACGGGGGTGTCATACGCAATAGCTCGTACGGTCTCGCCCGGCCACCAGATCTGGCGTAGCTGGCCCTGCTCATCCTGTTTGGTCTCGACCGAACCGCCAAAGCCGACCGAGTACAACACCTCGGCACGCTCGAACTCCCAGGGGTTGCCAAAGTCCAGCCAGTTCTCGGTCTGCTCCTGTTGCCAGCCGTCGACAATGCTCTGGCGAAACAGACCGTGCTCGTAGCGGATGCCGTAGCCGTGAGCCGCAATGCCCAGGGTCGACATGCTTTCCATAAAGCAGGCGGCCAACCGGCCCAGACCGCCGTTGCCCAGCGCCGCATCCGGCTCCAGCAGGCGGATACGCTCCAGGTCGACCCCAAGCTCGGTCAGTGCTTCGCGGGCCACCTCCAGCAACCCCAGATTGCTCAGGCTGTCATACAGCAAGCGGCCGATCAGAAATTCCAGCGACAGGTAGTACACCCGTTTCTGGTCCTTGCGATAAATCTGGCGCGTGTGGTCCATCCAGTGCTCGACCATATGGTCGCGGGCGGCCAGAGCAATAGCTTCAAACCAGTCATGGTCAAACGCGTGTTCCGGGTCCTTACCCACCGCGTAAGTCAGTTTGGCTACTACAGCGGCACGGAAAGCCGCCACCTGTGCGTCACGAACAAGCGGTTCCTGGGACATCGATACAACCTCAATCGAGATGGGCGATTTGAAGAACGAATGGTGTCAGCCTAGACGCTTGGACAGAAACAAAGTGACTTGGTTAAAGATTTTTTTGGGTGATTGTTTAAATAAAACTGACGACATGTGCGATGCCCCAAAACGAGGCAAATACGCCGTTGAATGCTTTAAAACATGGCCCTGATCGAAAAACCGGCAAATGGTTGTTCACACATTCATCAACACCGGTATGATCGCGCGCCCTGATGCACGCTGGAATACAAGCCTGATGAAGTCCAACCTGATCGCCGCCGCGGAAATCGACCGTCTCGATACCTGGGCCAAATACTCCGCGCCCATGTGCGGCTCCTGCATTTCCAGCTGCTGCACGTTGCCGGTCGAGGTCAAGATCAAAGACCTGATCCGCATCGGCATCGTCGATGAATTCGAGATGGGCGACCCACCGAAGAACATCGCCAAGCGCCTGCAAAAAGAAGGGATCGTGGAGCGCTTCAACCAGAAGTCCGGGATTTTCACGTTGCAGCGCATGAGCAACAACGACTGCCTGTATCTGGATCGCAAGTCACGGATGTGCACCATCTATGAAATCCGCCCGGACACCTGCCGCAACCACCCGCGAGTGGGCCCCCGCCCTGGTTATTGCGCCTACGTGCCTAAAGCCGTTGAGCGCAAGAACAGCAGCGAGAAGTTGATGGTTTTCTAAGGCATCACCTGTAGCCACTGCCGCCGGCTGCGGCTACAGGTAAACGTCTAAAACCCGGACATAAAAAAACGCCCCCGACCGCAAGGTCGGGGGCGTTTTTTTACGGCTAACTAAATAACTTAGTTGTTACCGGATTTCTTCGCAGCGCGGGTACGCTCGCTTTCGCCCAGGATCTTCTTACGAAGACGGATGGACTTAGGCGTTACTTCGCACAGTTCATCTTCCTGTACGAATTCCAGAGCTTGCTCCAGAGTGAAGCGGATAGGCGGAACCAAAGCGATGGTTTCGTCTTTACCCGAAGCACGCATGTTGTCGAGCTTCTTGCCTTTGGTTGGGTTAACGCCCAGGTCGTTGTCGCGGCTGTTGATGCCGACGATTTGACCTTCGTACACGTCTTCACCGTGACCCAGGAACAGTTTGCCGCGAGCTTGCAGGGTTTCCAGCGAGTAAGTCAGAGCCTTACCGGTAGCAACCGAAACCAGAACGCCGTTCTGACGGCCGGACATGTCGCCCGACTTCATCACGTCGTAACGGTCGAAGATCGAGGTCAGGATGCCAGCGCCCGAAGTCAGAGTCAGGAACTCGTTACGGAAACCGATCAGGCCACGTGCAGGGATGTTGTATTCAAGACGAACACGACCCTTGCCATCCGGAACCATGTTGGTCAGATCGCCTTTACGGATACCGATCTGTTCCATGATTGAACCCTGGGATTCTTCTGGCAGGTCGATGGTTACGTTTTCGTACGGTTCG is part of the Pseudomonas sp. ML2-2023-3 genome and harbors:
- the argE gene encoding acetylornithine deacetylase is translated as MPLPSMKEQFAALIATPSVSCTQPYLDQSNRGVIDLLATWLSELGFSCDIQQISPGKFNLLATFGSGPGGLVLAGHSDTVPYDEALWQTDPLKLTEVDNRWVGLGSCDMKGFFALVIEAVRPLLDQPFKQPLLILATCDEETSMAGARALVEAGRPLGRAAVIGEPTGLKPIRMHKGVMMERIEILGRSGHSSDPSLGHSALEAMHDAISELKGLRQQWLNEYRNPQFSVPQPTLNFGCIHGGDNPNRICGQCSLEFDLRPLPGMDPNELRAIIRSKLQPLAERHQVKIDFASIAAGVPPFEQDADAELVRVAERLTGHRAQAVAFGTEAPYLQQLGCETLVLGPGDIACAHQPGEYLEMSRLQPTVRLLTQLVEHYCLK
- a CDS encoding inorganic triphosphatase translates to MQKETEIKLRVSRETLAALREHPLLKKRNKSGWESRELLNQYFDTPERDLAKAKVALRLRRDGEDVIQTLKTRGQSIAGLSERNEYDWNLPKAKLDIKKLDGECWPEELAELDKKTLKPIFTTDFVRERAEISWGRGKAKVVIEAALDLGHVIAGKQKEEICELELELREGEPSALLELAAELAEKLALMPCDISKAERGYRLFDANSYSVNLPAPELTPETPLDDAFAALAWHLLGNSQRLAEQYRFNGHWRLLQDWVQQLIDLRALVSSLGQAAPRQSTSTLRAELDALLEDWRPLVQIGQDDEDVRKAAPEQFLEELEDPRWGQFSLNTSRWLMARSWTVDRGTTRGNRQGAAQLHSWLPRLLSDEAIALRLNRYQQQPEDLAEQLPRIERIQAWLRLARNVLEIPELDRLYGEMNKLQELANLPITDDAEHNDELLNARKQQAIAVYQNRAWKTLLRA
- a CDS encoding lipocalin family protein; translated protein: MKRLLVSLGAALLLAGCAGSSSDSLAPNTVASVDLKRYQGTWYELARLPMFFQRNCAQSEAHYSLKPDGNVAVLNRCRTAEGKWEEAKGTATPQVEGKTDKLWVEFDNWVSTVLPGVTKGDYWVLYLGDDYSTALVGNPDRRYLWLLSRKPQVDQQTRDELLSKAQQQGYDTSRLIWRTPDAQMPKDTQ
- the bamE gene encoding outer membrane protein assembly factor BamE, whose amino-acid sequence is MKLRTLAVLSFCVLLAACSKINQQNYSKLSAGMTKAEVEQLLGSPTDCSGALGVSSCTWGDQKSFISVQYAGDKVLIFSGQGLK
- a CDS encoding class 1 fructose-bisphosphatase; the encoded protein is MSRVTLSRYLIEQTRSNNTPADLRFLIEVVARACKEISHAVSKGALGGVLGSMGTENVQGEVQKKLDVISNEILLEANEWGGHLAGMASEEMDNAYQIPGKYPKGAYLLVFDPLDGSSNIDINAPVGTIFSVLRCPNEYLTQNEPLNEKAFLQPGTQQVAAGYAIYGPQTMLVLTLGDGVKGFTLDREMGSFVLTHEDITIPETTQEFAINMSNQRHWEAPVQRYVDELLAGEEGPLNKNFNMRWVAAMVADVHRILTRGGLFMYPRDSREPSKPGKLRLMYEANPMSFLVEQAGGASTDGHQRILDIQPEGLHQRVAVYLGSKEEVARITDYHKA
- a CDS encoding glycogen/starch/alpha-glucan phosphorylase, yielding MSQEPLVRDAQVAAFRAAVVAKLTYAVGKDPEHAFDHDWFEAIALAARDHMVEHWMDHTRQIYRKDQKRVYYLSLEFLIGRLLYDSLSNLGLLEVAREALTELGVDLERIRLLEPDAALGNGGLGRLAACFMESMSTLGIAAHGYGIRYEHGLFRQSIVDGWQQEQTENWLDFGNPWEFERAEVLYSVGFGGSVETKQDEQGQLRQIWWPGETVRAIAYDTPVVGWRGASVNTLRLWRARALHDLNLGRFNAGDHLGAVAEVVRAESISRVLYPADSNEAGQELRLRQEFFFVSASLQDLLRRHLHVHDTLLNLAEHVSIQLNDTHPSIAVAELMRILVDEHGIEWHAAWQVTVDTLSYTNHTLLPEALETWPVGLMERLLPRHMQIIYLINAHHIDALRAKGIHDFDVLRAVSLIEEDHGRRVRMGNLAFLGSHSVNGVSGLHTQLMRSTVFAELHKLYPDRINNKTNGVTFRRWLFQANPPLTSMLVDALGPDVLDETEYKLIKLEPFAERADFRKRFAEQRLQSKCTLAALIYERLGIVVNPEAMFDVQVKRIHEYKRQLLNLMHTVALYQAIRAEPGNHWVPRVKIFAGKSAASYEQAKLIIKLANDIARTVNNDPTVRGLLKVVFIPNYNVSLAESIIPAADLSEQISTAGYEASGTSNMKFGLNGALTIGTMDGANVEMCERVGADNMFIFGLSSQQVEARKHNGEFHAAPDVAASHRLNDVLQAIRGGVFSHDDPARYTGLVDSLIEYDRFLVCADFDAYWDAQMRVEHLWQDKDEWWRKAVLNTARMGWFSSDRTIREYATDIWKAL
- a CDS encoding YkgJ family cysteine cluster protein gives rise to the protein MMKSNLIAAAEIDRLDTWAKYSAPMCGSCISSCCTLPVEVKIKDLIRIGIVDEFEMGDPPKNIAKRLQKEGIVERFNQKSGIFTLQRMSNNDCLYLDRKSRMCTIYEIRPDTCRNHPRVGPRPGYCAYVPKAVERKNSSEKLMVF